TTTCTATTGCCaatttattaaattctttacATAAGAACATTAAATATCATTTAACTTACAGATAGATGTTGTCAAAAGTGCCATCTTTTTCACAGATGTTTAAGACATGATTTAACATTTTCGTTCCTATTAACAAGACAAACAAGTAAGTaatcttagaaaaataatgtttatattacaCATCTAAATGCCATCTTACTGTTTACTGAATCCTAAAAGAATTTGAGGTAAACACCAGACCAcctgatttttgaaaaatttgttcTCTCCCTACTATCTACATATGTTAAAAACTGCTAGTAGAAAAGCAACCTTTACATACAAGTCcttccagagaaaaggaaaacagaaaaagcaaaagggaCATTGATGACAAATCTATATAGGGCTTCCAGGTGAATTAGgttaataaataaagttattttccgCCTTATATAATTCAGTAACTCTTTCCCAATACTCTCAAAAGAAATGGTTTCACTCATTGGGTCAGAAACAGTAATGATGTATTTATgcttctttacacacacacacaaaaaaacaaataattttacctATTCCTAGCCTTCGGTATGGTGCCAGACATCCTAGCGTCATGATGTAAAGTCTCTTCTGATTCTGTGAATGATCCACCCTACAGCACACTGCACCTACTGCAATATCATTGAAATATGCTGCcatggaaaatgtaaaaatattaagttcAAAAGACAGAATAACACATTTTATTGAATCTTCCTCCCCTTCTATAAGGGCTAAATTACTGCTATCATAGCATTAAATTTTATCAACTACTCTGAATAGCAAAAGCCTCAAaaattttctacatctttttaCGGATTTAAGCATCTAGAGTAGACATATATGTGAAACATACAGGCACATACTAAATAAGAGAGAAGgtatttagcattttcttttaaaattcaaatattttgtcttgaTTTCTCTGAGATCCTTCTCAAAACCTGGATCACCCCcatttcctcacttgtaaaataaagagattaaattagttaactctgctcaaatattaaaaactaaggGTCAAGAacaccaacaaaacaaatgaaatgagaaaagaaaaaactattatACCAAGTTTTGCTAGCTCGCCAACCTCCAGCACATCCTTGTAGAACTTGTCATTGTAGCTGACTGGAAAGATGACCTGGTTTAATCTCTTCAACTGTTTAATATTGTGTGGTGTCACATCTCCCAGCTCGATCCGGCTACTGGAACAAACCAAAATGTactcaataaaatataattagctTCATTTGTTAAGATAAACATACTAGTACCAAGTCTTTTTTACATAATTGATAAATCCAACCTTTCATACTGACTTTATATTCCTACAAAGATTACCATTTATAGGATTCTGCCAGCCATTCTATGCAGATTCAATTTGTAGCAttcatatgattatatatttagaGACAAATATGATAAACAATAATTACTCAGAAGGCCAGACTAATAATCTACACAAATGCCAAAATCTTCCTTGTAGTTTACAGTTTTTAGACAACTATTACTGATCCAAAGGACTGATGATACCAAATATTGACAAGGGGGTGGCAAATGGGATTCTTATAGTctgctggtgaaaatgtaaatagATACAGTATCTCTGGAACACAATCTAGTACTATGTATCAAAAACCTGAAAGGTACATCTTTGTCCAAGTCtattctagaaatttattctgaaaaataatccaaatggacaaaaattatatacattgaaCTAGGAACCACTACATCAGTTACATGGGGTGGTATTCAAAATCCAGATTCCTAGACCTCACACCCCACAGATTCAGAGGTAGAATCTATGGCAgtggaacaaaggaaaggggggaggggggaatctaTCTGAAAACTACTTATCAAGAATGCTACGGTAGCATTTCTGAAAAACCATTATGTAATCAAAACAATTGGTTCTGTGGGAAAAGGAATTAAATCTAAAATGATTCAGGCTCATAGTAAAAAAGTTGTTTTGCCTATAATTCTGTcaacaaaaggatttttttaatagctCAAGTCCATTTCTCCACCATAAGCTAAAGGTTGATCAAATGTGACAAGACAAACCTGAATAGCATCTACGcatattatttcttcctattaCCACTAGCAGTATCATTAGTGGAGTTGCTTACATGCATTATTGGCCTTCTTAAAAACCACAACAGTAGATGATAAAatcctttaaagaaaagaagatcaaactgaaataaaaatgagttgaaaaataaaacaatctgatGTCAACCAAGCAGCTAGATAATGTGGGTCCTACGCACTGGGTGCTAATTCCAGATCACAATGGCATTAGTCAATAGCAGGGAAGTACAGACAATACACCCTAACTGATCATTTGCATCATATGTACATAGGTTTTGAAAACTGTTGGGAGAAGTAACTAAATGAGAATGTTAATCTTCACACTTCTAAAATGgctaaacaaaaaaacaaaaaaacaaaaaaacaactaagtgTCCTCAGCAGGGAACTGATTAAATAAAGCATGCATGATATGTTTATCTTATTACCACAAAAACATtgatatactatttttttttggggggggggagggaggggcacaatctaaatatatataacatataataaaatagcttttttttttttaaattttttttcaacgtttatttatttttgggacagagagagacagagcatgaacgggggagggacagagagagagggagacacagaatcggaaacaggctccaggctctgagccatcagcccagagcctgacgcggggctcgaactcacggaccgtgagatcgtgacctggctgaagttggacgcttaaccgactgcgccacccaggcgcccctaaaatagctTTTGTTAATATACAGAAAAAGCTTTAAAGCATATACAA
The Panthera tigris isolate Pti1 chromosome C2, P.tigris_Pti1_mat1.1, whole genome shotgun sequence genome window above contains:
- the NAA50 gene encoding N-alpha-acetyltransferase 50 isoform X2; the encoded protein is MKGRIELGDVTPHNIKQLKRLNQVIFPVSYNDKFYKDVLEVGELAKLAYFNDIAVGAVCCRVDHSQNQKRLYIMTLGCLAPYRRLGIGTKMLNHVLNICEKDGTFDNIYLHVQISNESAIDFYRKFGFEIIETKKNYYKRIEPADAHVLQKNLKVPSGQNADVQKTDN
- the NAA50 gene encoding N-alpha-acetyltransferase 50 isoform X1, whose product is MKGSRIELGDVTPHNIKQLKRLNQVIFPVSYNDKFYKDVLEVGELAKLAYFNDIAVGAVCCRVDHSQNQKRLYIMTLGCLAPYRRLGIGTKMLNHVLNICEKDGTFDNIYLHVQISNESAIDFYRKFGFEIIETKKNYYKRIEPADAHVLQKNLKVPSGQNADVQKTDN